The Balneola sp. genomic interval TCACCAGCAGGTCGGCCAAAAAATTACCGCCGGTTATGTGATGGCTCAGTTCCATATTGCTTTGCCCCAATACCAACATGATGAGGTACAACCCGATTGCAATTACTACATTAACAGCCGGCCCGGCAATGGCTACCACCAGTTCCTCTTTGGGATCTTCGGGCATGCTTTCCAGCCGGGCTACCCCGCCGATGGGAAGCAGGTTGATATCCCGGGTTCCGATGCCATACCTTCGTGCCGCCAGGGCGTGGCCGAATTCGTGGAGGGTGACGCATGCAAACAGGGCAGCAAGGAAAAGCAGCCCGATTAATATTTCAAAAAGCCCGTGTCCCTGTTGCAAATGCATCCAGGAGAGCCAAATGACCAGTAAGATGAAGGTCCAGTGAATAAAGACCTTGATACCGGCAGGTTTTCCGATGTAAAGTGACCATTTCATGGCAATAACCGTTATAATTTTTGTTGTTAACTGTCGAACATGATCCAAGTCACCTTAGCATGTGAGCAGCTGGAGGATTTTCAGTGCCTAATCTTACAGGAATTTCCTGAAGCTGCGCACCGCCCAGAAGCCGGTCAACTTTATCAGCAAGATTGCGAATCAGATTTTTCAGTGTGTCCATAATAAAGTGGGTTAACCGGTTCACATTTCAAGTTCATAATTTAACATACAAACGCATTGCTGAAATAAAGCTTAAACTGGTAAGAGATTTTGCAATTATATTGCTTCTATATATAAGGGTGGCCGTCACTTTACCCTTATAAAGATGATTGGATAGGCTGGATCAAAATAGGTCAATGGACAGCAGCAAGAGTAAAAATTCTTGGCCACTAATTATTTGTAGATCGAAGCAATTCAGACAAGCATTACATAATACTTAGTTACTTGGGTCGCGTTTACTATTACTGATTTCTGCCCCCTATTACTATAAAGCTGAGTAAAATTATAAAACGGCTGTATTTTGGCATAGATGTTCATTTTGCAACGAATTTCGGAAGAGTGTTTAGATTACGCACCCTACCGAAATTTCTTTGCTGGAAAGACATCAACGTTGATTCATTTGTGCCATTGTATTACTGAGCGTTTGGAATGCTCCTCATTGACTCACTTGCTTCATAAAGTCACTAACTAGTATTTGTTGCTCTGTGGTTCTGAGCCCTTTCGGTGATGACCGATCATTAGAATATGGCAGGCAAGCATAGCTACAATTGCTAATGCAGTTGCTATTCCTTTATTTAAACCAAGTGCCGGGGCAATGAAGAGAAACAAAAATACGGCCCCGCACCCGATTATCATCCATAGAATGTACTTATTCATTGTATAAGAGTGTGCTATTGGGTTTAACTTCTTACGTAAAATATTGTGTTAAACTAAACTCTAGATATCCGGCGGTGAAGCTTGAATATCTCTTGAGTTTGATTAATTATGATGCTTTTGATGGTCGTTGCCTTTCATTCCATCTTTTTTGTCCATCATTCCCTCGCCATTCATCATATTTCCCTGCATCATTTGCATGCAGGTCATATGCATTTTCATCATGGATGAATCACCCATCATTTCCATCATTTTAGAGTGGTCCATTTCTCCATCCTGCATCATAGACTGCATCATCTTCATGTGGGCTTGCATGCGTTCTTTCATTTCAGGGTTATCCATCATATTCTGCATATTGCCCATCATCATGGTGCTGTCCATCTTCATAGAGCCCATCATTTTTTGCATCATCTGCTTACGCATTTCGGGGCTTTGTGCCATATGATCCATCATCATCGAGCGCATGGTAGAATCCTGCATCATTTCCTGCATCTGTTGTTTCTTTTGATTCATATCCTGCTGTTGAGCAAAGCTCATTCCTGCAGAAAAAAGAAGAATCGTAAGTGTAAGTGTAAGTGTTTTCATGATAGTGTTAGTTTATATATTGTGTTTTTAGTTATTACATATCTTTTTAAAAAAAGACACTGGGTCCTCTAGTGCCATCTTTAATACGAATAGCTTCGTCAATTGAAGAAATAAAAATTATGCCATCACCCTCAGTTCCGGTGGAAGCTTTCTTTTGTATGATATCTGCAATTCTTGAGGCGTCTTTGTCGTGAGCGGCAATTTCAATCTTTATCAGTTCTGCATGCATCGCTGGAAAGTCTAATGAACCATGTTGTTTGTTCGGATCAATATACCTACCGGTACCCTCACCTTTAAATACCGTCATACCAATTACTCCATGATGTCGCAATTCTTTATAAATTTCTTCAAGTAAAATCGGTCTGATCAAAACTTTTAGCAGCTTCATGATATTTAGGTTTCTATTAATAATGGCTAAAACACACACTTTCAGAGTGTTTTAAGGTATTTTCTAATCTCAAAATAAGAACCCTAGCTTAAATCAAGCTTAAATAAATAAATCAAAGAATTCATAGAGTTACATGCAGCTTTATATGCTGTATGGTGAATATTTTACCTTATTATTTATTGTCTTTAAGCCCTGATTTTGTTAGCCTAAGCGCCAACCAAATTGTTTATTTATGACCATTCAGGAATACGTTGATCAGTTAAATCTGAGATATAAATCAGGCATTTCGAGGGAACACAGTTATCGGGGTGATTTACAGACTTTGCTTGGAGAGCTTTTGCCCGATTTACTCATTACCAATGAGCCGGCCCGATCTGAAGTGGGAGCACCTGATTACATTCTTACCAAAGGGAAAATTCCGGTTGGGTATATCGAAGCTAAAGATATTGGCGATTCCGATCTGGCAGGTAAAAAGAAAAACAAAGAACAGTTTGAGCGCTACAAAACCGGGCTCCCAAACCTCATCTTCACCGATTATCTCGACTTCTATGTGTATAGGGAGGGCGAATTGCTGACGTCTGTTTCAATTGCCGAAATTCAGGATGGTAAAATCGTTGGGCGAACTAAAAACTATGGCGAGTTCGAAAACATCATCAAAGATTTTGGGACGCATGTGGGGCAAACCATCCGCAGTGCCAATAAGCTGTCGAAGATGATGGCCGGTAAAGCCCGAATCCTCGCTGATGTAATTGAAAAAGCCCTGAATGCCGATGAAGAAAAGCAGAAAAACAAAGTAAACGAGACGGCTAACAATACCCTGCGGGAACAATTGACTGCATTTCAGAACGTCTTGATTCACGATATCAGCGCTAAGGAATTTGCAGATATCTATGCACAGACGATTGCTTATGGTATGTTTGCAGCTCGTTTACACGATTCGACATTGGATACCTTTGATCGACATGAGGCAGCTGCGCTTATTCCAAAAACCAATCCCTTCCTTCGTAAGCTTTTCCAATACATTGCAGGATATGACTTGGATGATCGTATCGCATGGGTGGTAGATGGGTTAGCTGATATTTTCAGAGCGACCGATGTTGATGGCCTTCTAAAGAACTTTGGAAAAGCTACTCAACAACAAGATCCCATCATACATTTTTATGAAACATTCCTGGCTGAGTATGATCCCAAGCTGCGAAAAAGTCGCGGAGTTTGGTACACGCCAGAGCCGGTGGTAAACTTTATTGTACGAGCGGTCGATGATATTCTAAAAGACGAATTTGGACTGAAAGACGGGCTGGCCGATACCTCTAAAACAAAAGTGAAGGTAAAAGTACCCACGCACGACAAACGACATAAAGGCGGTATGGTGGAAGAGGAACGGGAAGTCCATAAAGTGCAGATTCTGGACCCGGCAGCTGGAACCGGAACCTTTTTAGCTGAAGTGATCAAACAAATTCATTCCAAGTTTGAAGGACAGCAAGGCATTTGGGCTACCTATGTGGAAGAACATTTGATCCCACGCCTGAACGGATTTGAGATCTTAATGGCCAGTTATGCAATGGCACACCTGAAACTGGACCTGCTGTTAAGGGAAACTGGTGTAGAGCCAAGTGGTAGTGAACGTTTCCGGGTGTATCTGACTAACACTCTGGAAGAACATCACCCAGACACAGGAACCCTCTTTGCTGGTTGGTTAAGTGAAGAGGCTAATGAAGCCAATCACATTAAGCGTGATACACCTGTGATGGTTGTATTAGGTAATCCACCTTATTCAGTCAGCAGTAGAAATAATGGAGAATGGATTGAAGAAAGAATCAAAACTTACAAGGAAGGTGTACAAGGTTATAATAAAAATGCCTTGTCAGATGACTATGTTAAATTTATTCGATATGGGCAGTATTTGATTGAAAAGAATAGTGAAGGCATACTTGCTTACATATCAAACAATAGTTTTATAGATGGTATTACACACCACAAAATGAGAGAGGATTTACTTAATGCATTTGATAAAATATATGTTTTAGACTTACATGGTAGCTATAAAAAACAAGAAGTAACAGATGATGGAGAGAAAGATGAAAACGTATTTGATATCCAACAGGGTGTTTCAATAAATATTTTTATAAAGAAAAGAGAGAGTCACAACATGGCATCACTATTAAAAAATGATGCCTTAGGTAAGAGGAAAGAAAAATACAATTACTTAACTGAAAATAGTTTATCAACAATTAATTGGAAAGCAGTAGAGCCCCAGTCACCAGATTACTTTTTTAAAGAATTCAAGTACAAACTGAGAAATCAATTTGAAGAATGGATTTCCCTGGACAAATTATTCATTGAATCTGGTACTGGTATAAAATTCAGAAAAGACAATCTCTTGATTAAGCCTCACTTCGATAGGGATTCAGTAATTGAGTTGTTTAAAGACATGAAAAATCTTGATTCACAGCAAATACTTGAGAAGTATAATATTTCTGATACTAAAGACTGGAAAATTAGTGAGAAAAGGGACCTTTTTGAGAATGAAGCAGATGATATCATGGAAGTGCAATACCGGCTATTTGATAGTAGGTTCACCTACTATCCTTATGAAAAAATCCATGAAATTATAGTTCGAGGAGATTCTCGAAGAGAGCTAATGAGGAATTTATTTTTTAAAGATAATTTAGCTTTATTGTCTGCCCGTCAACAAAGTGCATACGATTTTCAACATGTGTTTATTTCAGATAGATTGGTTGATATGTGCACATTATCCGCTAAGTCAAAAGAAAGCACATACACATTCCCTTTATATGTCTATCCAGAAAATAGCACCCAACAAACTTTGGATGGAAGTATAGAACGAAGGCCTAATTTAGAAAAGAAAATCGTAGATAAAATTGCTAAAAATTTGGATCTGAAGTTCTCTCCGGAAAAGAAAGAAATCGAAGGCACCTTTGCTCCCATTGATCTGCTCGATTATATCTATGCCGTATTGCATTCCCCAAGCTACCGGGAGAAATACAAAGAGTTTCTCAAGATCGACTTTCCAAGAGTACCTTACCCCGAAGATCCCGAGCTTTTCTGGCAACTTGTGGAACTTGGTGGAGAGTTGCGCCAAATTCACTTACTGGAGCATCCGGTGATAGAAGAATTTATAACTACCTATCCCATTGCAGGAAGCAATATGATTTCCAACCGGCTGACGAAGAATGATCCGGGATTTGTGGTTGATGGAGATGATGCAAGTGGTGAAGAAAACGAAGCCCTGAAAGGCAAGATCCTTCGGAGGTATCCTCAGGATGACTCGGATGATGACCTGGAATTAGGCAAAGTGTGGATTAACGAAGAGCAGTATTTCGGCAATGTGCCTAAAAAAGCCTGGGAGTTCTACATTGGAGGCTATCAACCCGCTGAGAAATGGCTTAAAGACCGTCGAGACCGTGAACTTTCCATAGACGAAATCCGTCACTATCAAAAGATCATTGTTGCTCTTATGGAGACAGATCGGTTGATGCAGGAGATTGATGGGGTTTGGGGGAAGTAAATAAATTCTAAAGCTATGCTTATTTACTTAGTTTTTACTCGTTATCCCAATCAGCTCTGCCATCGCAAAAATTACATCCATTATAATAGCTGTCAACCATATCTCCTGAGTTAGGTTCATTACACCATGCACACCAATTCAAATGGTCAAACTCCTCAAAACAACAGGCGCATAAATAAGAACCATCATCAAAACGAACAATTTTTTGGTAGCCATCGCAGTAATAACAATTACCTAAATCCCAAGAATAATCACCATCCATAAATGCTGCAGTTGCGAAACCGCTATCCCAAATAATTTCTACTAAATCATCCGGTTCAAAATTCTTTTGGCATTGTTTGCATTGAGAAAAGCCTTCACCATAAAAGAAAACTGTTGACTCGCAATCAGTACATCCTACTTGAATAGTCTTTTCCTTCAGATTACATACCAAACATTCAGATATATATAATTTTTCTTTTTCTATCTCATGCTTTAGAGTTTCATAGCTACATGATGGACATTTTGTAAATACTATACCATTTGATGTTAATTTTTTTATTCTGTCTTCTTTAGCTTGATAAACTACTGATAGAAACTCCCGGTGTTTTCTTAGTGATTTATCTATTGTTTCAATCTGATCTTGCCAGTCTGAAAAAGTTTCTTTCCATTGCTCATTTAAGAGTTGGTGCAAATAATACCAGGCTATTAACTGCTCTTTTACTATACTTTCTTTTAAAGTACGATTCTCACTTTCAGAACCATCTGG includes:
- a CDS encoding transcriptional regulator; translated protein: MCVLAIINRNLNIMKLLKVLIRPILLEEIYKELRHHGVIGMTVFKGEGTGRYIDPNKQHGSLDFPAMHAELIKIEIAAHDKDASRIADIIQKKASTGTEGDGIIFISSIDEAIRIKDGTRGPSVFF
- a CDS encoding DNA methyltransferase, producing the protein MTIQEYVDQLNLRYKSGISREHSYRGDLQTLLGELLPDLLITNEPARSEVGAPDYILTKGKIPVGYIEAKDIGDSDLAGKKKNKEQFERYKTGLPNLIFTDYLDFYVYREGELLTSVSIAEIQDGKIVGRTKNYGEFENIIKDFGTHVGQTIRSANKLSKMMAGKARILADVIEKALNADEEKQKNKVNETANNTLREQLTAFQNVLIHDISAKEFADIYAQTIAYGMFAARLHDSTLDTFDRHEAAALIPKTNPFLRKLFQYIAGYDLDDRIAWVVDGLADIFRATDVDGLLKNFGKATQQQDPIIHFYETFLAEYDPKLRKSRGVWYTPEPVVNFIVRAVDDILKDEFGLKDGLADTSKTKVKVKVPTHDKRHKGGMVEEEREVHKVQILDPAAGTGTFLAEVIKQIHSKFEGQQGIWATYVEEHLIPRLNGFEILMASYAMAHLKLDLLLRETGVEPSGSERFRVYLTNTLEEHHPDTGTLFAGWLSEEANEANHIKRDTPVMVVLGNPPYSVSSRNNGEWIEERIKTYKEGVQGYNKNALSDDYVKFIRYGQYLIEKNSEGILAYISNNSFIDGITHHKMREDLLNAFDKIYVLDLHGSYKKQEVTDDGEKDENVFDIQQGVSINIFIKKRESHNMASLLKNDALGKRKEKYNYLTENSLSTINWKAVEPQSPDYFFKEFKYKLRNQFEEWISLDKLFIESGTGIKFRKDNLLIKPHFDRDSVIELFKDMKNLDSQQILEKYNISDTKDWKISEKRDLFENEADDIMEVQYRLFDSRFTYYPYEKIHEIIVRGDSRRELMRNLFFKDNLALLSARQQSAYDFQHVFISDRLVDMCTLSAKSKESTYTFPLYVYPENSTQQTLDGSIERRPNLEKKIVDKIAKNLDLKFSPEKKEIEGTFAPIDLLDYIYAVLHSPSYREKYKEFLKIDFPRVPYPEDPELFWQLVELGGELRQIHLLEHPVIEEFITTYPIAGSNMISNRLTKNDPGFVVDGDDASGEENEALKGKILRRYPQDDSDDDLELGKVWINEEQYFGNVPKKAWEFYIGGYQPAEKWLKDRRDRELSIDEIRHYQKIIVALMETDRLMQEIDGVWGK